One stretch of Candidatus Brocadiaceae bacterium DNA includes these proteins:
- a CDS encoding CPBP family intramembrane metalloprotease gives MNRIQTKTEITLHFPWDFKDAIKVFLAYLVLMFIGTPIIVRILQAIIGYTVQNNDVGYRTTILFVSLFVNLFLCLYVFYIACVKYHQSITMLGLSLENLSRNIKQGVKRYLITLPLIMLAGFLINAISNYYEITPEMQDVVEWVLSEKSGFVLFSLIFFGSVIAPVFEEIIFRGFLQSALKNSFGKNYAIIISASLFAFVHMDIFAFLQIFILGLLLGYLYERTQTLAASIVVHILHNSLTLMFLLFFKFFSNGKMPVF, from the coding sequence GTGAATAGGATACAGACAAAAACAGAAATCACACTACATTTCCCCTGGGATTTCAAGGATGCGATAAAGGTTTTTCTTGCCTATCTTGTCCTCATGTTTATAGGGACGCCAATCATTGTGCGGATTCTCCAAGCAATCATTGGCTACACAGTTCAGAACAATGATGTTGGATATCGCACGACCATTTTATTTGTTTCCCTCTTCGTAAACCTGTTTCTTTGTCTGTACGTATTTTATATCGCATGCGTAAAGTATCACCAATCGATTACGATGCTGGGGCTTTCTCTTGAAAATTTGTCACGGAATATAAAGCAGGGCGTCAAACGATACTTGATCACACTTCCCCTCATTATGCTTGCAGGGTTCCTCATTAATGCGATCTCCAACTATTATGAAATAACTCCGGAAATGCAGGATGTGGTAGAATGGGTGCTGAGTGAAAAGTCCGGCTTCGTGTTATTCAGTTTAATATTTTTTGGCTCTGTCATTGCTCCGGTTTTCGAAGAAATCATTTTCCGTGGATTCCTTCAATCTGCCCTGAAAAATTCCTTTGGAAAGAACTATGCCATTATAATTAGCGCTTCCCTGTTTGCTTTTGTGCACATGGATATCTTTGCTTTTTTGCAAATTTTTATTCTGGGATTATTATTAGGATACTTGTATGAAAGAACTCAAACGCTTGCGGCATCCATCGTGGTGCACATTTTACATAATTCATTAACGCTGATGTTCTTATTGTTTTTTAAATTTTTTT
- a CDS encoding secondary thiamine-phosphate synthase enzyme YjbQ, whose protein sequence is MNKISITTHAKTEFIDITQRVSEMVKKQGTKEGMCYVYVPHTTAAVTINENADPSVQKDIMHELNKIVPWNNHYTHMEGNSAAHIKASLMGATASIPISGTKLTIGTWQGIYFCEFDGPRQREVFVQTMKSE, encoded by the coding sequence ATGAATAAAATATCCATCACAACACATGCTAAGACAGAATTTATTGATATCACACAACGTGTTTCTGAAATGGTAAAAAAACAGGGGACGAAAGAAGGGATGTGTTATGTTTACGTGCCTCACACAACTGCCGCTGTTACGATCAACGAAAATGCCGACCCTTCCGTGCAGAAAGATATCATGCATGAACTCAACAAAATAGTTCCCTGGAACAACCACTATACCCATATGGAAGGGAATTCGGCGGCGCATATCAAGGCTAGCCTTATGGGAGCAACAGCATCAATACCGATTTCAGGCACAAAACTTACCATCGGGACATGGCAGGGTATTTACTTTTGTGAATTTGACGGGCCAAGGCAAAGAGAAGTTTTTGTTCAAACCATGAAAAGTGAATAG
- a CDS encoding cofactor-independent phosphoglycerate mutase — protein MKYCIIIPDGMADYPIDKLSGRTPIETARTPHLDFLAQNGILGRVKTIPRGFPAGSDVANLTIVGYSPKKYYTGRAPLEAASIGIVLKQDDCAFRCNFITADEDRLEDFCAGHIKTDEARVLIRFLNEKLGNDTIEFHTGKSYRHIMVYKGTQKMDATCFPPHDIMGQSIKKHLPKGNGSEILVDLMEQSRKILSGHEINTVRIDLEENPANMIWLWGQGYRPNMPSFRERFHLTGAVITAVDLLKGIASYLGWDSINVPGATGYLDTDYTKKGHYAIRALEDHDIVLVHIEAPDEAGHEGNVHEKVSAIEQIDSKIIGPVLEAREKFSDMRILVLPDHYTPIAKRTHTPEPVPFAAYGAGLPKGMGLPYSESNANASPVYIKEGHRLIEHFISGSF, from the coding sequence GTGAAATACTGCATTATTATACCCGATGGCATGGCGGATTATCCAATTGATAAGCTGAGCGGCAGGACTCCCATAGAAACGGCACGAACACCGCATCTTGATTTTCTGGCCCAGAATGGTATCCTCGGGAGAGTAAAAACCATTCCCCGTGGTTTCCCGGCCGGAAGTGACGTTGCAAATCTAACGATTGTAGGCTACAGCCCAAAAAAATATTATACCGGACGCGCCCCGTTGGAAGCAGCCAGCATCGGCATTGTCTTAAAACAAGACGATTGTGCTTTTCGTTGCAATTTCATTACTGCAGATGAAGACAGACTGGAAGACTTCTGCGCGGGCCATATTAAAACGGATGAGGCACGGGTGCTTATCCGGTTTCTCAATGAAAAACTGGGCAACGATACGATTGAATTTCATACGGGTAAGAGTTATCGGCACATCATGGTCTACAAAGGCACACAGAAGATGGATGCCACCTGTTTTCCTCCCCACGACATCATGGGCCAATCAATCAAAAAACATCTTCCGAAAGGAAACGGAAGTGAAATCCTCGTTGACCTTATGGAACAATCCCGGAAAATACTTTCAGGTCACGAAATAAACACGGTGCGTATAGACCTGGAAGAAAATCCAGCCAATATGATCTGGCTGTGGGGACAGGGATACCGCCCGAACATGCCCTCATTTCGGGAAAGGTTTCATCTTACCGGCGCTGTTATTACCGCTGTTGATCTCTTAAAGGGCATCGCTTCTTATCTCGGATGGGATAGTATCAATGTGCCCGGCGCAACAGGCTATCTTGACACCGATTATACCAAAAAAGGCCACTATGCCATCCGAGCACTAGAAGACCATGATATCGTTCTTGTTCATATAGAGGCCCCGGATGAAGCCGGACATGAAGGCAATGTGCATGAAAAAGTATCGGCTATTGAGCAAATTGACAGCAAGATAATCGGCCCTGTCCTCGAAGCCAGAGAAAAATTCTCCGATATGCGTATACTGGTCCTTCCAGACCATTATACCCCCATTGCAAAACGAACCCATACCCCTGAACCCGTTCCCTTTGCGGCATATGGCGCCGGCCTACCAAAGGGCATGGGACTTCCCTACAGTGAAAGCAACGCAAACGCTTCTCCCGTTTACATAAAAGAAGGTCATCGTTTAATCGAACACTTTATTTCAGGATCTTTTTGA